The segment TCTTACACTTGCTTCATCCGATTATGCCTTTTATTACGGAAGAGCTTTGGGAATTTTTCCAAGGAAATAGTGTTGAAAAAACACTTTTAATTACGGCATCTTGGCCAAAGCTTTCAGATAATTTTAAAAATCATAAAATTAAAGAAGAGATAGATTGGGTTATTGCGTTGATTACGGAAATCCGTTCCTTTCGTTCTGAGATGAATATATCTCCAAAGGAATATATTTCAATTTATGTGAAAGAAGGTGACGAAAAAAGCTTTGTGCTTCTCAAAAAATACAACTTGTTTTTATGCTCTTTAGCGCGTGTAAAAAGTTTTTCGTGGGAATCCCCCCCAAGAGCAGAAGTTTCTTTAACGATTATTTTTAAAGACTTAGGGCTTTCTTTTCCTGTGGATGGTCTTTTAGATATAGAAGTTGAAATTTCACGTCTTGCTGTTGAAGTTATGAAACTTGAAAAGGAAATTTTAAGCATTACAAAACGGCTTGAAGATTCTAATTTTGTAGCACGCGCTCCTCTTGAGATTATTGAAGAGCTTCGGACACGTGAGACAACATTTATTTCTCAAAGAGATCGGTTTTCAAGGGCTATTGTTCTTTTGGAAGGAAAAAGTTAAAGAAAAAATGAGTAACCTCTCATAAAGGTGCAAAAGTTTACGAATTTTTACCTTTATCTCTTAGTTTTTTCATAAGAGAGCCTATTTAAGATATGCTTTTTAAGCCTTCAAAAATACTTTTAATTACGTCTTGAGTTGCTTGATTTAGAACCAATTTCTATAGGAAGCAATATCGCTGTAGAAGGTATTGTACTTTGTGCTGGTAATACGCTTGCTTTGTTGAATTTAGGTTAAAAGTTGAAATAAATGTGTCTTTGCTACGGAAACACTTACAATTGTTTTATGAAATATAGAAAATATAGCAACCTCTTAACTTATCATGTAAGTCTTACATTAGATTAGACATCAGTCAATTGATCAATGAGAATGCTTTATGTTAATGGTGTTACAGATGATCTCATCGAATCTGATTATTTCGAATCATAATAAATTATGTGCGATTTTATGAAATAAAGTTTTGGCTTTCGAAATATTCATAATCTCCGTGATGCCTTCAATTTTTTTTATGTTTTTTAGCCCTTGAAATTATTAGGACACACATAATCCCAATAAGGGTAGATAAAAAAATACAAGCAGTAACGATAGAAACAAATATTTTCATAGATTCATCATGCTTTTAATCAATCTGTTTGTAAAAATGGGGAACACGAGAATCGATTTCAAAGACGTGCCACTCTCTTACAATATGTCCTTGCGGTGTAAAAGAAAACTTTCCTTCAACGCCTTCAAACCCTTGTGGGCGCAAAAGAGATTGGCTGACTGCTTTTTGAGGTTGATCCGCGACACTTGCTGCAACCATAAGAGCATCATATCCTAAAGAAGAAAGCCGTGGTGGTTCGGATCCATAAGCCGTTTGATAAGCTTGTGAAAATTTATCCCATTGGGAAGATTTTGTTCCTCCAAACCAGGCCCCTTGAAGAAGATGGTTTTGGAAAATTGACTTCTCATCCCATTGTCCAGAGCCAATAAGGCGTGGTTTGATGGTTTGGTAAAGAGGATCTTGAGCTAAAAATGCTACAATTTGAAGAAGCCGTGTACCACCTTCTGGAATAACAATGGCTTGGATATCTTTTAGATCAATGGTCTTAAGTTTTTCATCTAGATCAATACCATTGGGATCATAATAAATAACATCTTTTAATTTTGCATTTGAGCTCGAATACAGTCTTTGTCTCAAAGCTTGGACAATGAGCTTACCATACTCCCCTAAAGGCACAATGGCTAGGAATTGTGTGATATTTTGAGAAAGTGCATAGTCAACTGTCTTTTTTATTTGATCTTCTGGTGAAAATCCCATGATAAAAACATTATCCCCTGCAACTTGAGGAATATTGGAAAAGGAAATAATTGGAATACCTTTTCCCCAGGCTAAGGGTGTAATTTCCGCTACATCATCAGCCATGAGAGGACCTAAAATAAGGTCAATATCATTACTTTCAAGAAGATTAGAAAGCGCTTTTAAAACTCCAATTTCTTTTCCATTTGGTTCTTTTGCTTGGATATCTATTGGGAAAAGTTCAAGAGCATAGCTTTTTTGATTAAAGAAACGAAGTTCGGCGCCTTTTAAAATTGCTTCCCCTAGTTCTTGTTTGTCTCCTGTCAAAGGAAGAAGAAGGGCAACTTTAAAAATGGATGGTAAGGTTGGATGTTGAGAACTTTCTTTTATAAAAGATGTTTCAATAAGAGGAGCAGGAATTTTTTCTTCATGAATAGACGGCTGAGGCTTTTCAGAACATCCATTTAGAATAAAACAAAGAATACCAATTAAAAGGCTTTTTTTTGAAAAGATGAGATGTTGTTTAATTTTTTTAAGAAAATGAATCATGATAATCCCATTCTTTATGGATCGTTAAAACAAAAGTATTATGACATTGCTTTTTGTGCTGGCAAGATCTTTTTGTAAATTTACTGTATCAATACGAAAAAAAAAAGAAAGATATTAAAAGAATTAAGAACAAAATAAGTGTCTATTTCAGCTTGTTTTTAGAAAATTCTCCCAGTATTCTACAGGAATGAAAGATGAATTCTTCCTTAAATAATATGAAAGTAACTTTGTCTATGCGTCTTCGTAAAGACCCTAAAAGATCTGAATCTTCACGCAGATGGCTTCAACGCCAAATGAAAGATCCTTATGTTGTTAGATCAAAAAAAGAAGGATATCGGTCCCGAGCAGCTTATAAGCTCCTAGAATTAAATGAAAAATATCATTTTTTAAAACCATCTTTAACCGTTCTAGATTTAGGAGCTGCTCCTGGAGGATGGACTCAGATCGCGGTTTCTCTCGTAAAAAGTACATCTCAAAACCCTTCTGTTTTTGCATTTGATATTCTTCCGATGGAGCCTCTTGAGGGTGCTTCTATTTTTGAAGGAGATTTCATGGAAGATGCGACACTTAAAAATCTTGAAGAAGAAATAGGTGGAAAAGTTGATGTTGTTCTTTCAGATATGGCACCTTCCACGACGGGTCATGCGGCAACAGATCATTTGCGTATCATTGGAATGGTTGAAGCCGCCTATGATTTTGCACGAAATATCTTAAAACCAGGTGGGGCTTTTATTGCTAAAGTGTTTCAAGGAGGAACGGAGAAAGATCTCCTTCTTCTTTTAAAGCAAGATTTTGAAAAAGTGCACCATGCGAAGCCCCCTGCAAGCCGGAAAGAATCAAGTGAGCTTTATGTTATTGCGTTGGGATTTGGTAAAAGGAAACTTTCTTCTAAAGAAGAAGAAAAAAGAAACGAAAAAATGTAATACAATGATTTTCTTTAAAAAAATTAAATTTATTTAGAGATTTATTTTTATTTAAAAAACAGCCTTTAAGGAACATAAGATGAATGAGCTTTATCAATACCTCTTTTTTTATAGTGCAAAATTTTTTTTATTTTTTACGCATGAAACCATCATTGTTCCGCTTATTGTTATTGGATTTATAATGGGAAAAAGAGAAGATTTTAAAAGTGCTTTATATTTAATTCTTTTTACCATGATATTTAATACAGTTTTAAAAGTAACATTTGAGGTTCCCTTAGCGCCACATCTGCAAAAGCTTGGATATGCTTTCCCAAGTGGTCATATGCAATGTGCTTTTGTTTTTTATGGATGGTTGGCTCTGAGGACACATTCATTTTTCTTAAAAAAAACCATTTTGATTTTGCTTATCGGATGTGCATGGGCGCTTGTTTATCTAAAATATCATACGTGGTGGGATGTTTTGGGAAGTATTATTTTTGGAATTTTCACGTTGAGTGTCTATCTTTTTTTATTTCGAAAGTTCGGCAAATTTAACCCAAAATTAACTGGCATATTTTTCTTCTCAACTCCTAGTCTTTTTTTAGGATATCTTGGATATAAGGGTATGATTTTTCCACATGTATGGATGGCTTACTACGCTCTTATAGGGTTTTTTCTTGCAGAAAGTATTTTTGAAACATCTTACAAATTATCTTGGAAAAAAGGACTATTGGGAATTTTGGGGTGTTTAAGTTTCATATTCTTAATACATTCTTTTTTTCAAAAATTTCTATTAGAACAAGTCCCGTTTTATATTTTTGAAATTCAATGGCTTTTATGTGCGGTAAGTCTCCCATTTAGCGTTAAAATACTATCTCTTTTCGAAAAACATGAGTCCTTTTAAATTTCTTTAAGTATTTTTAGAAAGGAAATTTGATCTTTCTTCGGAATCATGGCAAGCATATATTTCGTTATCTTAAAAAATAAATAAGGTGAAAAATGACTCCAGAAGCGCGTCTTAAAGCTTTGTCAGAAATTTTAAAAGAAGTTTTTGAATTTCAGACTCTTCCTGCGGATAAAATTGTATCAAATTACGTTCGTAAAAGACGATATATCGGATCTAAAGATCGTCGTTTTTTAAGCAGCCATCTTTATACACTTCTTCGAAATCGCGGCCCTCTCCTTTTTTATGGATCACAGTTTGGGGGAGAAAGAGATTATTTTGAAAAAGAAGTTATTTTATATGCTCTTATCTTCTTAAAATATTCTTTTGAAGAGGCGGTATCTCTTTGTGATGGAGGAATTTATCATCTTTCTGGTTTAACACAAGATGAGAAAAAATTTTTAAAAAATCTTAATTTTGATAAAGAACTTCCTAAATGGGCTCTTTTAAGCTATCCAAAAGAATTAATATCTTTTTTAGAAAGATTTGAGCTTTCTCAAGAAAATTTTGACGCTAAAATGAGAGGTTTACTGACTGAAGCGCCTCTTGATCTTAGAGTCAATACTTTGAAGACAACAAGAGAAGATGTTTTAAGATATTTTGATAAAGAAGGGATTGAAGCTTATCCCACACCTTATTCACCTCTCGGCATAAGGCTTTTAAAACGCATTGATTTAAGTCAAAATCCTTTATTTAAAAAAGGAGAAATAGAAGTTCAAGATGAAGGATCTCAATTGATTTCTTTTTTATTGGCTCCCCAGCCCGGAGATCGGGTTCTTGATTTATGTGCAGGAGGGGGAGGAAAGGCATTAGGAATTGCAGCTCTTATGAGAAATAAAGGTGTTTTGATAGCCACGGATATTAATCCAGTTAGATTAAAAAATGCGAAAGAAAGATTCAGGCGGGCAGGGGTTCATATTGCTGAAACACGTGTTTTAGAAAATAACGTTAATGATAAATGGTTAAAACGTCAAAAAGAGAAATTTGATTGTGTTCTTGCAGATGTTCCTTGTTCTGGCTCAGGAACCTGGCGACGTAATCCAGATCAAAAATGGAAATTAAAAATTTCGGATATTGAAGAACTCCAAAAGCGTCAACTTGAGATTTTGAATAAGGCGGCTCTTATGGTTAAAAAAGGAGGAAAACTTGTCTATGCAACGTGCTCTTTATTTTATGAAGAGAATGAAGATATTGTCGTTCAATTTATGAAAGAAAATGATAAAGACTTTATTTTAGAAGAAGCCTCTTCCTATTTTGAAGGAGAAGAAGTGCTTTTTGAAGGAAAATTTTTAAAATTAGACGTCTCAAAGACACATACAGATGGTTTCTTTGCTGCTGTCTTTAAGAGAGTTTAGAAGTCTCAAAGGCCCTATCGTAATATTCTATCAAAAGTTTTTGGTCTTCTTCAGAAAATCGGTTTAAAAAACTTAAACGTAAGGCTTCTTCAACATTCTTAAAAATGTTAATATTTTCTCCCCAGGAAATCAGGCATCTCGGAGACATCGGTAAGCTAAGATCGCCGTTTTTAAATCCTTGTCTTGTTAAATCAGCAAAGGCAATCATCGATTTTATCGTATCCTGGAATTCTGGTATATTAAGAGAAGGAACTTTTGCTTTAATAAGTTCCATTTCTTTTTCAAAGGAAAAATAAGACAAATGCGCAATCAAATTCCATCTATCTAACTGACCTTGATTAATTGGATGTGTTCCAAAATAAAGACCTGTAGAATCTCCAAGTCCAAGTGTATTAAGGGTTGCAAAAAGACGAAAATAACGATGAGGTGTGAGAATGAGGTTCTCATCTAAAAGCATCAATTTGCCTTCTTGTTCTAAAAGGCGTTGAAGAACGAAAAGAACTTCAGGGCGTGCAGCATCATATTCATCAAGAATAAGCGCAATAGGGTTTTTTAAAGACCAAGGAAGAATGCCAGGTTGATAAAAACTGACCGGATGTCCGTTTTCAATTCGAATGATATCTTTTCCTAATAAATCAGAACGCATAATATGTCCATCAAAATTAATGCGCACACAGGGCCAGTTTAGGCGTGCTGCTACTTGCTCAATATGTGTAGATTTTCCGGTTCCATGTAAGCCCTGAAGAAGAACACGGCGATTATAAAGAAATCCTGCTATGATGCTTTTTGTTACATCAGCATTAAAGATGTAATGGGGATCAATGTCTGGAATGAGTAGATTTTTTTCTTGAAAAACAGGGATTGTAATATCCCAATCAATGCCAAATAAGTTTTTTACAGATTGAGGTTTTGTTGTGAAGTCACAGAATTTGAACTCAGATAGCTGCATTTTAACACTCCTTATCATAATTCATTCTTAATATTATAATTTTGGTTAATTTAACTTGAATGCTCTTTATCTTATGGATATATTCAGCATGTCTTGATAGATCAAGTTTCTTATTAAATCAAACGATTGAATTTGCTTTATCTTGACAAAAGACGTTAAGTCTTTATAATTTAATGTGCTTATGCAAGCATTTTTTATTCAAAAAAGGATAAACTTGCAATAACACTTTTAATAAAACTTTGTACCGTAAATTTGAGGTTGAATATGATATTTTATAAACAAGAAAAAATCGCGCTTTTTATTGATGGTGCAAATCTTCATACTGCTGCAAAAACTTTAGGATTTGATATAGACTATAAGAAATTACTCACTTTTTTTGCGGAAAAAGGCGTCATGGTCAGAGCTTTTTATTATACAGCTCTTTTAGACGATCAAGAGTATTCTCCCATTCGTCCCCTTGTGGATTGGCTCGATTATAATGGCTATACAATGGTCACAAAACCTTTAAAAGAATATACTGACTCTATGGGTCGTAGACGTATTAAAGGTAATATGGATATTGAACTTGCCATTGATATGATGGAAATGGCAGATAAAATTGATCATATTCTTCTTTTTTCCGGAGATGGTGATTTTAAACCCTTGTTGGAGGCTGTTCAACGTAAAGGTGTTCGAACAACGGTTGTAAGTACAATCCGTTC is part of the Pseudomonadota bacterium genome and harbors:
- a CDS encoding penicillin-binding protein activator translates to MIHFLKKIKQHLIFSKKSLLIGILCFILNGCSEKPQPSIHEEKIPAPLIETSFIKESSQHPTLPSIFKVALLLPLTGDKQELGEAILKGAELRFFNQKSYALELFPIDIQAKEPNGKEIGVLKALSNLLESNDIDLILGPLMADDVAEITPLAWGKGIPIISFSNIPQVAGDNVFIMGFSPEDQIKKTVDYALSQNITQFLAIVPLGEYGKLIVQALRQRLYSSSNAKLKDVIYYDPNGIDLDEKLKTIDLKDIQAIVIPEGGTRLLQIVAFLAQDPLYQTIKPRLIGSGQWDEKSIFQNHLLQGAWFGGTKSSQWDKFSQAYQTAYGSEPPRLSSLGYDALMVAASVADQPQKAVSQSLLRPQGFEGVEGKFSFTPQGHIVREWHVFEIDSRVPHFYKQID
- a CDS encoding RlmE family RNA methyltransferase, which produces MRLRKDPKRSESSRRWLQRQMKDPYVVRSKKEGYRSRAAYKLLELNEKYHFLKPSLTVLDLGAAPGGWTQIAVSLVKSTSQNPSVFAFDILPMEPLEGASIFEGDFMEDATLKNLEEEIGGKVDVVLSDMAPSTTGHAATDHLRIIGMVEAAYDFARNILKPGGAFIAKVFQGGTEKDLLLLLKQDFEKVHHAKPPASRKESSELYVIALGFGKRKLSSKEEEKRNEKM
- a CDS encoding phosphatase PAP2 family protein — encoded protein: MNELYQYLFFYSAKFFLFFTHETIIVPLIVIGFIMGKREDFKSALYLILFTMIFNTVLKVTFEVPLAPHLQKLGYAFPSGHMQCAFVFYGWLALRTHSFFLKKTILILLIGCAWALVYLKYHTWWDVLGSIIFGIFTLSVYLFLFRKFGKFNPKLTGIFFFSTPSLFLGYLGYKGMIFPHVWMAYYALIGFFLAESIFETSYKLSWKKGLLGILGCLSFIFLIHSFFQKFLLEQVPFYIFEIQWLLCAVSLPFSVKILSLFEKHESF
- a CDS encoding RsmB/NOP family class I SAM-dependent RNA methyltransferase translates to MTPEARLKALSEILKEVFEFQTLPADKIVSNYVRKRRYIGSKDRRFLSSHLYTLLRNRGPLLFYGSQFGGERDYFEKEVILYALIFLKYSFEEAVSLCDGGIYHLSGLTQDEKKFLKNLNFDKELPKWALLSYPKELISFLERFELSQENFDAKMRGLLTEAPLDLRVNTLKTTREDVLRYFDKEGIEAYPTPYSPLGIRLLKRIDLSQNPLFKKGEIEVQDEGSQLISFLLAPQPGDRVLDLCAGGGGKALGIAALMRNKGVLIATDINPVRLKNAKERFRRAGVHIAETRVLENNVNDKWLKRQKEKFDCVLADVPCSGSGTWRRNPDQKWKLKISDIEELQKRQLEILNKAALMVKKGGKLVYATCSLFYEENEDIVVQFMKENDKDFILEEASSYFEGEEVLFEGKFLKLDVSKTHTDGFFAAVFKRV
- a CDS encoding AAA family ATPase, which produces MQLSEFKFCDFTTKPQSVKNLFGIDWDITIPVFQEKNLLIPDIDPHYIFNADVTKSIIAGFLYNRRVLLQGLHGTGKSTHIEQVAARLNWPCVRINFDGHIMRSDLLGKDIIRIENGHPVSFYQPGILPWSLKNPIALILDEYDAARPEVLFVLQRLLEQEGKLMLLDENLILTPHRYFRLFATLNTLGLGDSTGLYFGTHPINQGQLDRWNLIAHLSYFSFEKEMELIKAKVPSLNIPEFQDTIKSMIAFADLTRQGFKNGDLSLPMSPRCLISWGENINIFKNVEEALRLSFLNRFSEEDQKLLIEYYDRAFETSKLS
- a CDS encoding NYN domain-containing protein, which translates into the protein MIFYKQEKIALFIDGANLHTAAKTLGFDIDYKKLLTFFAEKGVMVRAFYYTALLDDQEYSPIRPLVDWLDYNGYTMVTKPLKEYTDSMGRRRIKGNMDIELAIDMMEMADKIDHILLFSGDGDFKPLLEAVQRKGVRTTVVSTIRSNPPMISDDLRRQSDNFIDLKDVMPYICRDTPLRDSFDEDETMESMEEIVEEIEIQEEGVVAA